A region from the Arthrobacter roseus genome encodes:
- a CDS encoding MMPL family transporter: protein MASLLYRLGKFAYQRRWWVISAWLVIIIAVGGSVAAFSGKMTNSFSIPGTASQNVLNTLQEEFPDAAGGVGTIVFATPDGKPFSQDQKDAISDVASKLDEHEDIKEARNPFEIQTQLDSAEEQIAQGETDLQKAKEQLDSGQAQLEQARTQLSQGRAQLETAQKQADQLDAAAAKIEASEQELAEGQTKYENGRSELDDAIFQQKTSQGVRFVSEDQSAAFIQAQFNQEMMSVSLDTKADVQEIALQAEDSGLEVNFSKDIVEDVSGLFGAAEIIGIVVAAAVLMLMLGTFVAAGLPLLMAVVGVGVGVGTAFALTGVIEMSSVSPVLALMLGLAVGIDYCLFIINRHRTQLLRGLPMEESIARATGTSGNAVLFAGLTVIIALAALAVPGIPFLTVLGLVGAGTVAVAVVVALTLTPALLSLMGPKVLSKRAWRRREQFVEAESHETESRGWGTFVTRFRWPALIATILALGVMAIPATQLRLALPDGSSEPVESTAFKSYSQLGESFGEGINGPLIVVGDIPQGLSEQDSREAQLELSEKLRGYDNVEAAVSIGTSEDGLTTAFQVVPTEGPASVSTENLVHELRANAAEIEESTGITIGVTGQPALQIDVSQKLLEALPLYLGIVVGLSLVLLLLVFRSIMVPLIATGGFMLSLGAAFGAIVAIYQWGWLSTIFGVPNPGPILSFLPMILIGVLFGLAMDYQMFLVSGMRESYVHGEDARTAVVSGFNHGAKVVTAAAIIMVSVFAGFIFSHLTMVRPIGFALAFGVLMDAFVVRMTLIPAAMHILGKHAWWLPKWLDRILPDVDVEGAKLLKDTDETKTAEPEPAVK, encoded by the coding sequence ATGGCTTCTCTGCTGTATCGACTAGGAAAATTTGCCTACCAGCGGCGGTGGTGGGTCATCTCCGCTTGGCTCGTCATCATCATCGCCGTTGGCGGCTCAGTTGCAGCCTTTTCCGGCAAGATGACCAACAGCTTCAGCATTCCGGGAACGGCCTCGCAGAACGTCCTCAACACGCTGCAGGAGGAATTTCCGGATGCCGCAGGCGGTGTGGGAACCATAGTCTTCGCAACGCCCGATGGCAAACCGTTCAGTCAGGACCAGAAGGACGCTATTTCCGACGTCGCTTCCAAGTTGGATGAGCATGAGGACATCAAGGAGGCGCGGAACCCCTTCGAGATCCAGACACAGTTGGACTCGGCAGAAGAGCAGATTGCGCAGGGTGAAACCGATCTACAGAAAGCCAAAGAGCAGCTGGACTCCGGTCAGGCTCAGCTGGAACAGGCCAGAACGCAGCTCTCTCAGGGACGCGCGCAGCTCGAGACCGCTCAAAAGCAGGCGGATCAGCTAGACGCTGCGGCGGCCAAAATCGAGGCGAGCGAGCAGGAACTCGCTGAAGGACAAACCAAATACGAGAACGGTCGTAGCGAGCTGGACGACGCCATATTCCAACAGAAGACCAGCCAAGGAGTGCGCTTCGTATCCGAAGATCAGTCCGCCGCCTTTATTCAGGCACAGTTCAATCAGGAAATGATGTCCGTCAGCCTCGACACCAAGGCAGACGTTCAGGAAATCGCCCTCCAAGCCGAAGATTCAGGGCTTGAGGTCAACTTCAGCAAAGACATCGTCGAAGATGTCAGCGGGCTCTTTGGCGCTGCCGAAATTATCGGGATCGTTGTCGCTGCCGCCGTCCTCATGCTCATGCTCGGCACCTTCGTTGCCGCTGGCCTGCCGTTGCTGATGGCTGTCGTGGGTGTTGGAGTGGGTGTCGGCACAGCCTTCGCGCTAACCGGCGTTATCGAAATGAGCAGCGTATCCCCCGTGCTCGCGCTCATGCTCGGACTGGCAGTCGGTATCGATTACTGTCTGTTCATCATCAATCGCCATCGCACCCAGCTGCTGCGTGGTCTTCCCATGGAGGAGTCCATTGCCCGTGCCACAGGCACCTCCGGCAACGCAGTCCTCTTTGCCGGGCTGACCGTCATCATAGCCCTCGCCGCGCTCGCGGTACCCGGCATCCCCTTCCTCACCGTACTCGGTCTGGTGGGCGCCGGAACCGTTGCTGTGGCCGTCGTCGTGGCGCTGACGCTGACACCTGCCCTGCTCTCCCTGATGGGGCCCAAGGTTCTGTCGAAGCGGGCGTGGCGACGGCGCGAACAGTTCGTTGAGGCTGAATCCCACGAGACAGAGAGCCGCGGTTGGGGAACCTTCGTCACCCGTTTTCGCTGGCCGGCCCTCATTGCAACCATTCTGGCCCTGGGCGTCATGGCGATCCCCGCAACCCAGCTGAGGCTGGCTCTGCCGGACGGCAGCTCCGAACCCGTTGAGTCCACAGCTTTCAAGTCATACTCCCAGCTCGGTGAGAGTTTCGGAGAAGGTATCAACGGACCGCTCATCGTCGTCGGTGACATTCCGCAGGGCCTGAGCGAACAGGACTCCCGCGAGGCCCAGTTGGAGCTTTCCGAGAAGCTTCGCGGATATGACAACGTGGAGGCCGCGGTCTCCATCGGAACCAGTGAAGACGGATTGACCACTGCGTTCCAAGTTGTCCCCACTGAGGGGCCCGCGAGCGTCAGCACGGAGAATCTGGTTCACGAATTGCGTGCCAACGCAGCTGAAATCGAGGAATCAACCGGAATCACCATTGGTGTCACCGGTCAGCCTGCGCTGCAAATCGATGTGTCGCAGAAGCTGCTCGAAGCCCTGCCGCTTTACCTGGGTATCGTCGTTGGGCTGTCACTGGTCCTGCTACTGCTCGTGTTCCGTTCCATCATGGTTCCACTCATTGCCACCGGCGGATTCATGCTGTCACTCGGCGCGGCCTTCGGCGCCATCGTTGCCATTTACCAGTGGGGCTGGCTCTCCACCATCTTTGGCGTACCGAACCCGGGGCCGATTCTGAGCTTCCTACCCATGATCCTCATAGGTGTGCTCTTTGGACTGGCCATGGATTACCAGATGTTCCTGGTATCCGGCATGCGTGAATCGTACGTTCATGGAGAAGATGCCCGCACCGCCGTCGTCAGTGGCTTCAACCATGGCGCAAAGGTGGTGACGGCGGCCGCGATCATCATGGTCTCAGTGTTCGCAGGGTTCATCTTCAGCCATCTGACCATGGTCCGGCCCATCGGATTCGCCCTGGCATTCGGTGTTCTCATGGACGCGTTCGTGGTTCGTATGACTCTGATCCCGGCCGCGATGCACATTCTCGGCAAGCACGCCTGGTGGTTGCCCAAGTGGCTGGACCGGATCCTGCCGGACGTCGACGTCGAGGGCGCCAAGCTCCTCAAAGACACCGACGAGACAAAGACAGCTGAGCCCGAGCCAGCCGTCAAATAG
- a CDS encoding MFS transporter: MWATFAVFGLNGLVFASWAARIPSASDTLGLSSGAMGALLLFGAIGSIVALPLSGMVASRFGTGNTVRIGGVGASVGAVIVALGLAQSSVPFTGIGLFVLGTGIALWDVAMNIEGADVEQRLRRTIMPKFHAGFSAGAFVGAMIGAALSALNIELPWHLGAISILALTVSLWIPKYFLATNPHLEHDPHIAPATRFGAWRESRTLLIGLVVLGAALTEGAANDWIAKATVDGLGRSEAAGAMMFAVFVASMTVFRFIGGRFIDRYGRVRVLQITLGSALVGLLLFVFGPNVYVSGAGAIFWGLGAALGFPMGMSAAADEPRRAAARVSVVSSIGYTAFLAGPPLLGFLGDVVGIRNALLAVGIAVLVSFLAAPAAAAPEPKSQLPR; this comes from the coding sequence ATGTGGGCGACCTTCGCGGTATTCGGACTCAACGGTCTGGTGTTCGCCAGCTGGGCGGCCCGTATCCCCTCCGCATCGGACACACTGGGACTCAGCTCCGGCGCCATGGGTGCATTACTGCTGTTCGGGGCGATCGGTTCCATCGTCGCGCTTCCGCTGAGCGGAATGGTGGCCTCCAGATTCGGTACCGGCAACACCGTGCGTATCGGTGGGGTCGGTGCTTCCGTGGGTGCAGTGATTGTTGCCCTGGGGCTGGCCCAATCATCGGTGCCCTTCACGGGGATCGGCCTGTTTGTGCTGGGGACTGGCATAGCCCTGTGGGATGTCGCCATGAATATTGAGGGGGCCGACGTCGAACAACGGCTGCGGCGGACCATCATGCCAAAATTTCATGCTGGTTTCAGTGCCGGCGCTTTTGTGGGCGCGATGATCGGTGCGGCGCTGTCGGCGCTGAACATTGAGTTGCCGTGGCATCTTGGGGCCATCTCGATCCTCGCCTTGACGGTCTCACTATGGATACCGAAGTACTTCCTTGCGACGAACCCGCATCTGGAGCATGACCCACACATCGCGCCAGCCACGCGGTTTGGCGCGTGGCGTGAATCGAGGACCCTGCTTATCGGATTGGTGGTTCTGGGTGCTGCGCTGACGGAGGGAGCGGCGAACGACTGGATTGCGAAAGCCACCGTCGATGGACTGGGCCGCTCAGAAGCTGCTGGCGCCATGATGTTCGCCGTCTTTGTGGCATCCATGACCGTATTTCGATTCATCGGAGGCCGCTTCATTGACCGTTATGGGCGCGTGCGGGTTCTGCAGATCACTCTCGGCTCTGCCCTGGTGGGCTTGCTGCTGTTCGTTTTTGGTCCAAATGTTTATGTCAGTGGCGCTGGCGCAATATTCTGGGGTCTGGGGGCGGCCCTGGGTTTCCCCATGGGTATGTCCGCCGCTGCTGATGAGCCTCGACGCGCTGCCGCAAGAGTTTCGGTCGTTTCCAGCATTGGCTATACGGCGTTCCTGGCCGGGCCACCGCTGCTCGGATTTCTTGGAGATGTTGTGGGCATTCGTAATGCTCTGTTGGCTGTCGGGATCGCAGTTCTGGTGTCATTCCTTGCTGCCCCTGCCGCGGCTGCACCGGAGCCGAAATCGCAGCTTCCTCGTTAG
- a CDS encoding ATP-binding cassette domain-containing protein, with amino-acid sequence MAHLDISNITYFLSDGRQLLNGVGFKVGEGHKTALIGPNGTGKTTLLRIVAGGIKADDGAVASSGRIGIMRQFVGQVRDDSTVRDLLVSAAPPALAKVAAAVDKAELAMMENDDEPTQMRYAQAIADWGDAGGYDLETSWDEVTMAALGIPYERAQHRAASSLSGGEQKRLVLEALFSGPDELLLLDEPDNYLDVPGKRWLEAKLNESKKSVLFVSHDRELLANAATRIVTLEPGALGASSWVHGGGFESYLQARTDRNARFEELRRRWDEEHLKLKELVNMYKNKAAFRSDMANRYHAAQTRLAKFLEAGPPEAIPIEQNVTMRLRGGRTAKRAVVAKSLELTGLMKPFSNEIWYGDRVGVLGSNGSGKSHFLRLLAGGGTDPEKEHEPVSDVEIAEVPHEGAVKLGARIRPGFFAQTHARPDLLDRTLLDILHRGDEHRSGLGREAASGVLDRYGLAGQAEQKYNSLSGGQQARLQILLLELSGATLLLLDEPTDNLDLHSAEELEKAIERFAGTVIAVTHDRWFARSFDRFLVFGSDGKVYETKDPVWDEARVVRAR; translated from the coding sequence GTGGCACACCTCGACATTTCCAACATCACCTACTTCCTCTCCGACGGACGTCAACTGCTCAACGGCGTCGGCTTCAAAGTGGGCGAAGGACACAAAACAGCGCTGATCGGTCCCAACGGCACGGGAAAAACGACGCTTCTGCGCATCGTGGCCGGGGGTATCAAGGCCGACGACGGCGCAGTGGCCAGCTCCGGTCGGATTGGCATCATGCGCCAGTTCGTGGGCCAAGTCCGTGACGACAGCACCGTGCGAGACCTTCTGGTCTCGGCAGCACCCCCGGCCCTCGCGAAGGTAGCCGCCGCGGTCGATAAGGCCGAGCTGGCCATGATGGAAAACGACGACGAACCAACGCAGATGCGTTATGCCCAGGCGATCGCCGATTGGGGCGACGCTGGCGGCTACGATCTTGAGACTTCTTGGGACGAGGTCACCATGGCTGCGCTGGGAATTCCCTACGAGCGAGCACAGCACCGGGCGGCGTCGTCGTTATCCGGTGGCGAGCAGAAAAGACTGGTCCTGGAAGCACTGTTCTCGGGTCCGGACGAGCTGTTGCTCCTGGACGAACCGGATAACTACCTGGACGTGCCAGGCAAGCGCTGGCTCGAGGCAAAGCTGAATGAGTCAAAGAAGTCGGTGCTGTTCGTCAGCCACGACCGCGAATTGCTGGCGAACGCGGCGACCCGGATCGTCACGCTTGAACCGGGTGCTCTCGGTGCCTCGAGTTGGGTTCACGGCGGTGGGTTCGAGTCCTACCTGCAGGCACGAACGGATCGTAACGCGCGCTTCGAAGAACTACGACGCCGGTGGGACGAAGAACATCTCAAGCTCAAAGAGCTGGTGAACATGTACAAGAACAAGGCTGCGTTTCGCTCCGACATGGCCAACCGTTACCACGCAGCGCAGACCCGGCTGGCAAAGTTCCTGGAAGCTGGTCCGCCGGAGGCAATCCCGATAGAGCAGAACGTCACCATGCGACTCAGGGGCGGTCGCACGGCCAAACGCGCAGTGGTGGCCAAGAGCCTCGAGCTCACCGGCTTGATGAAGCCGTTTAGCAATGAGATCTGGTACGGCGACCGGGTGGGTGTCCTGGGCTCGAATGGTTCCGGTAAATCACACTTCTTGCGCCTGCTCGCTGGCGGTGGAACGGACCCGGAAAAGGAACACGAACCAGTTTCTGACGTGGAGATTGCCGAAGTGCCGCACGAGGGGGCCGTGAAACTTGGCGCACGCATCCGGCCGGGCTTTTTCGCCCAGACGCACGCACGACCGGATCTGCTGGACCGCACGCTGCTGGACATCCTGCACCGCGGTGATGAGCACCGTTCCGGTCTCGGTAGGGAAGCGGCGTCGGGCGTTCTTGACCGGTACGGCCTTGCTGGTCAGGCGGAGCAGAAGTACAACTCGCTCTCCGGCGGGCAGCAGGCACGTCTGCAGATCCTGCTGCTCGAGCTCTCCGGTGCAACTTTGCTGCTGCTAGATGAGCCTACGGATAACCTGGATCTGCACTCTGCTGAAGAACTGGAAAAGGCGATCGAGCGTTTCGCGGGCACCGTTATTGCAGTCACTCACGACCGCTGGTTTGCGCGCAGCTTCGACAGGTTTCTGGTCTTTGGCTCTGACGGCAAGGTGTATGAGACCAAGGACCCGGTATGGGATGAGGCACGGGTGGTCCGTGCCCGATAG
- the rraA gene encoding ribonuclease E activity regulator RraA yields MTATADLYDERGEELQSVGLQFQNLGGNIRFSGRVRTVKCFEDNALVKSILATPGGGAVLVIDGDGSHRTALMGDMIAESAVQNGWSGVIIHGLIRDRVEVAKLSLGVKALGSNPRKSAKTGAGEADIEVSIDGVVFRPGAMVFADEDGILVER; encoded by the coding sequence ATGACCGCCACAGCTGACCTCTACGACGAGCGCGGAGAAGAACTGCAATCGGTGGGTCTCCAGTTTCAAAACCTTGGTGGCAACATCCGCTTCAGCGGACGCGTCCGCACCGTGAAGTGTTTCGAGGACAATGCGCTCGTGAAGTCCATCCTCGCCACACCAGGTGGGGGCGCTGTCCTCGTGATCGACGGCGACGGTTCGCACCGCACGGCGTTGATGGGGGACATGATCGCCGAATCGGCGGTCCAGAACGGATGGAGCGGCGTCATCATCCACGGCCTCATCCGGGACCGGGTGGAAGTTGCGAAACTGTCACTGGGGGTCAAGGCTCTTGGCAGCAACCCTCGCAAGAGCGCCAAGACCGGTGCTGGCGAAGCTGATATCGAGGTGAGCATCGACGGCGTCGTGTTCCGGCCCGGCGCTATGGTGTTCGCTGATGAGGACGGGATCCTCGTGGAGCGCTAA
- a CDS encoding response regulator produces MSETGVIRILLVDDHPVVRAGLRAMLADFQGMSVIAEASEGRAAIAELAKLSALGDPADVVLMDLQMGNGMDGASATREIKAQDGPPVLILTTYDTDADILAAVEAGAAGYMLKDAPPEQIRQAVLSAAAGQTALAPEVAARLMGRIRSPQPSLSTREVELVELLTTGLTNKEIARQMFISEATVKTHLVHIYGKLSVDNRTAAIGEARKRRIVRG; encoded by the coding sequence ATGAGTGAAACCGGCGTCATCCGGATCTTGCTGGTGGACGACCATCCAGTGGTCCGCGCTGGGCTACGGGCCATGCTCGCCGACTTTCAGGGAATGTCGGTCATTGCCGAGGCTTCCGAAGGTCGCGCAGCCATCGCGGAACTGGCGAAACTCTCCGCCCTCGGGGACCCCGCCGACGTCGTTCTCATGGACCTTCAGATGGGCAATGGTATGGACGGCGCCAGCGCTACCCGTGAGATCAAGGCCCAGGATGGACCACCGGTCCTTATCCTGACCACCTACGACACCGACGCAGATATCCTCGCGGCGGTAGAGGCTGGGGCCGCCGGATACATGCTTAAAGACGCACCACCCGAGCAGATCCGGCAGGCCGTGCTCTCGGCCGCCGCTGGTCAGACGGCGCTCGCACCGGAAGTGGCGGCACGCCTCATGGGGCGGATTCGCAGCCCACAACCTTCCCTTTCTACCCGGGAAGTTGAACTGGTGGAACTGTTGACCACCGGGCTGACCAACAAGGAAATCGCGCGGCAGATGTTCATTTCCGAAGCCACAGTAAAGACGCATCTGGTGCATATTTACGGCAAACTGAGTGTCGACAACAGGACCGCCGCCATCGGGGAAGCCCGCAAGCGGCGTATTGTCCGCGGATGA
- a CDS encoding ATP-binding protein: protein MTLLRAAQASLANVTAHANATTAVVTLSFLGEDVTMDIYDDGAGFDPATLPSQPRPDGTGYGLLSLRERVLALGGSLNPESGGGATVIALRLPLLHHLAAPHEEAVHE from the coding sequence GTGACGCTGCTGCGGGCGGCCCAGGCCAGCCTGGCCAACGTGACGGCGCACGCCAACGCAACCACCGCCGTCGTCACCCTCTCCTTTCTCGGCGAGGACGTCACCATGGACATTTACGACGACGGCGCCGGCTTCGATCCGGCAACTCTTCCTTCTCAGCCGCGCCCCGACGGCACAGGGTATGGACTACTGTCACTGCGTGAACGGGTCCTGGCCCTCGGGGGCTCGTTGAATCCTGAATCCGGCGGCGGGGCAACGGTCATCGCGCTGCGCCTTCCCCTCCTACACCACTTAGCTGCACCCCACGAGGAGGCCGTCCATGAGTGA
- a CDS encoding sensor histidine kinase encodes MQTETSSPSELVLRVLRTSLHVGFAVLLAVGTIRLLASNPGGPTSYLALALAVVLAVIYLAGTVVEKRHSASGQGPDPQRFSMAWLALVTLLWVALSLLSADFSWLAFPLFFLHLHLLGPRHAIIAVTALTAVVVASQWWHSGGFSLPMLLGPMVGAVFAVVMGMAYGALYTEGVNQRLALAELRRTRVELAESQHQAGVLAERERLAREIHDTLAQGLSSIVLVSRAVKSALDAGNAGVVQDRLQTVQETASENLAEARRFVCGLTDPEESLVSSLERVCESTERRAAA; translated from the coding sequence ATGCAGACTGAAACCTCCTCGCCGTCGGAGCTGGTGCTTCGCGTCCTGAGGACTTCACTGCACGTCGGTTTCGCTGTGCTTCTGGCTGTCGGCACCATTCGGCTTCTTGCCTCAAACCCCGGAGGCCCGACGTCGTACCTTGCGCTGGCACTCGCAGTGGTGCTGGCCGTCATCTACCTGGCCGGTACAGTTGTCGAGAAGCGACACTCGGCCTCAGGGCAGGGACCGGACCCGCAACGGTTCAGCATGGCATGGCTTGCCCTCGTCACGCTGCTGTGGGTTGCACTTTCGCTGTTGAGCGCGGATTTCTCGTGGCTCGCATTTCCACTGTTCTTTTTGCATCTGCATTTACTGGGACCACGGCACGCCATCATCGCTGTAACCGCCCTTACCGCCGTCGTGGTTGCGTCGCAGTGGTGGCATTCCGGTGGATTCTCGCTGCCCATGCTCTTGGGGCCCATGGTGGGCGCGGTGTTCGCCGTCGTCATGGGGATGGCCTATGGCGCCCTGTATACCGAGGGGGTGAATCAGCGGCTTGCCCTTGCGGAACTGCGCCGGACGCGTGTTGAACTCGCTGAGTCGCAGCATCAGGCGGGCGTGCTGGCCGAACGCGAACGTCTTGCGCGGGAAATCCATGACACGTTGGCGCAGGGTCTGTCCAGCATTGTGCTGGTGTCCCGGGCCGTGAAGTCAGCGCTGGACGCCGGTAACGCTGGCGTCGTCCAGGACCGTCTGCAGACTGTGCAGGAGACGGCGTCCGAGAATCTTGCGGAGGCACGCCGATTTGTCTGCGGGCTGACCGACCCCGAGGAGTCGTTGGTGTCCAGCCTTGAGCGGGTGTGTGAGAGCACCGAGCGGCGCGCTGCCGCATAG
- a CDS encoding ABC transporter permease — MFLALRDIRFAEGRFALMGSVVALITLLLVMLSGLTAGLGNQSTSGIASLSDAGATTIAFGAPEGSEAKASYMESQVSAAQVKQWKDKVEFAEPLGISQTRFQAGSTTNVAVFGVEAGGQLQPATVKDGTVVISSSIAEDLGVETGDMASLGGVNLIVSEVVEDQWYSHTPVVWTSTSDWQKISHISDSVGSVVVAGADADVDGMVTNSVSGSFQALGSYQSEHGSLLMMQGFLYGISALVIVAFLTVWTVQRTRDIAVLKALGGSSGYVLKDALTQAAIVLVAGALLGGVVGLVGGFFAAQAAPFLVSAATTLVPVAGIVVLGLAGSALAVQRVTRVDPLIALGGN, encoded by the coding sequence ATGTTTCTGGCACTTCGGGATATCAGGTTCGCGGAGGGGCGCTTTGCCCTGATGGGCAGTGTGGTCGCGCTGATCACGTTGCTGCTCGTGATGCTCTCCGGTCTCACGGCCGGGCTGGGCAACCAGTCGACGTCGGGCATTGCCTCACTATCCGACGCCGGTGCCACCACCATTGCATTCGGCGCACCCGAGGGCAGCGAGGCGAAGGCTTCCTACATGGAGTCGCAGGTCAGCGCCGCTCAGGTGAAGCAGTGGAAGGACAAGGTGGAGTTCGCTGAGCCCCTGGGGATCAGCCAGACACGGTTCCAAGCCGGCTCCACCACCAATGTTGCGGTCTTCGGGGTGGAGGCTGGCGGGCAGTTGCAGCCGGCCACCGTGAAGGACGGGACGGTGGTGATCAGTTCATCCATCGCTGAGGATCTCGGCGTCGAGACCGGCGACATGGCTTCACTCGGCGGGGTCAACCTGATCGTCTCCGAGGTTGTGGAGGACCAGTGGTATAGCCACACGCCCGTGGTGTGGACTTCGACGTCGGACTGGCAGAAGATCAGCCACATCTCCGATTCTGTGGGAAGCGTGGTCGTGGCCGGTGCGGACGCGGACGTCGACGGCATGGTGACCAACTCCGTGTCCGGTTCTTTCCAGGCGCTAGGGTCCTACCAGTCTGAGCATGGTTCGCTGCTGATGATGCAGGGCTTCCTCTACGGCATTTCAGCGCTGGTGATCGTTGCTTTCCTGACTGTCTGGACCGTGCAGCGCACCCGTGACATTGCGGTCCTGAAGGCTCTGGGCGGTTCGAGCGGCTACGTGCTGAAGGATGCACTCACGCAGGCTGCCATTGTTCTGGTTGCCGGGGCGCTGCTGGGCGGCGTCGTGGGACTCGTGGGCGGTTTCTTCGCCGCGCAGGCCGCACCCTTCCTGGTTTCTGCGGCAACAACACTGGTCCCCGTTGCGGGCATCGTGGTCCTCGGACTGGCCGGTTCAGCCCTCGCGGTGCAGCGAGTGACCCGCGTGGATCCGCTCATCGCCCTCGGCGGCAACTGA
- a CDS encoding ABC transporter ATP-binding protein — translation MNNALRLVNVTLDYPDGLGTVTALDNVNVSVDSGKVLSLVGPSGSGKSSLLAVGSTLIRPTSGHVLLDGTDVSELSDTELTTLRRDHIGIIFQQPNLLPSLTAVEQLIIAEHLRGQSPRKAKPRAMELLDVVGLTDSANRRPHQLSGGQRQRVNIARALMGNPTTLLVDEPTTALDHERSEAIVRLIARITREFNVATVMVTHDTEFVPLTDGVASMRDGRISDSIAA, via the coding sequence ATGAACAACGCACTAAGACTCGTCAACGTCACCCTCGATTACCCGGACGGCCTCGGCACCGTCACCGCCCTGGACAACGTCAACGTCAGCGTCGACTCAGGGAAGGTCCTCTCCCTGGTCGGCCCGTCCGGCTCCGGCAAGTCATCACTGCTGGCCGTTGGATCCACCCTGATCCGGCCGACGTCGGGCCACGTCCTGCTGGACGGCACGGACGTGAGCGAGCTCAGCGACACCGAGCTGACCACGCTTCGACGGGATCACATCGGCATCATCTTCCAGCAGCCCAACCTCCTTCCCTCGCTGACGGCCGTGGAGCAGTTGATCATCGCCGAGCACCTGCGGGGGCAGTCACCGCGAAAAGCCAAGCCGCGCGCCATGGAACTGCTCGACGTCGTCGGCCTCACCGATTCGGCCAATCGGCGGCCGCACCAGCTCTCCGGTGGCCAGCGCCAGCGCGTCAACATTGCCCGTGCTCTCATGGGGAACCCCACCACACTGCTGGTGGATGAGCCGACGACGGCGCTTGATCATGAACGGTCAGAGGCAATCGTGCGCCTGATCGCCAGGATCACGCGCGAGTTCAACGTGGCCACGGTCATGGTCACCCATGACACCGAGTTTGTTCCGTTGACGGACGGTGTGGCGTCCATGCGGGACGGGCGGATCAGCGACTCGATCGCTGCATGA
- a CDS encoding NAD(P)-binding protein, with translation MSDVAVVGSGPNGLAAAVTMARAGLSVHVYEAAETVGGGTRTAELMEPRHIHDICSAVHPLALASPFFRAFGLSERIELITPDIAYGHPLDGGRSALAYRDLERSVEALGRDGDAWRRVFAPLVRRVDGVVDVLLNSLLRVPADPVALAQFGLRSLQLGTAAGRTVAGFRTEDARSLFTGVATHPVGPQPSLSSAGAGLLLGTAAHAKGWPIPVGGSQAIADAMVADLLAHGGAVTTGRKVEDLNELKPAKTVLLDVAPQGLLEMSQDRLPLKYANALRQFRYADAACKVDFILSGPVPWADPELTGASTVHVGGNSADIARAENDVAAGRHPDRPFVLASQPTPFDPSRAPAGRHILWTYCHVPAGSTRDMTEAITRQLERFAPGFRDVVVRSQATTAAGLERYNANYVGGDFGSGATSLRQMVARPTFSPKPWATPLEGVYLCSSSTPPGPGVHGMSGYLAAKLALKRQYGLQPPALNH, from the coding sequence GTGAGTGATGTCGCCGTTGTCGGATCCGGTCCCAATGGATTGGCAGCCGCAGTCACCATGGCGCGTGCGGGCTTATCCGTGCACGTTTACGAGGCGGCGGAAACTGTGGGCGGGGGGACGCGAACCGCGGAGTTGATGGAGCCCCGGCACATCCACGACATCTGTTCCGCGGTGCACCCTCTGGCGCTTGCTTCTCCGTTTTTCCGCGCTTTTGGGCTATCGGAGCGCATCGAGCTGATCACGCCGGACATCGCCTACGGTCACCCTCTCGACGGCGGCCGGTCCGCGCTTGCCTACCGCGATCTGGAGCGGTCGGTGGAGGCATTGGGGCGCGACGGCGACGCGTGGCGACGCGTGTTCGCTCCGCTGGTGCGGCGCGTTGACGGTGTGGTTGACGTACTCCTGAATTCGCTGCTTCGCGTTCCGGCGGATCCGGTGGCTCTGGCGCAATTTGGCCTGCGTTCGCTGCAGCTCGGCACGGCGGCCGGCAGGACTGTGGCCGGATTCCGTACAGAGGATGCGCGATCCCTTTTCACCGGCGTCGCAACCCACCCAGTGGGCCCGCAGCCCTCGCTCTCGTCCGCTGGTGCGGGGCTGCTGCTGGGTACAGCCGCGCACGCTAAGGGTTGGCCGATCCCGGTTGGAGGGTCACAGGCTATTGCCGATGCCATGGTGGCGGACCTTTTGGCTCATGGCGGCGCCGTGACCACTGGGCGGAAAGTTGAAGACCTGAACGAGCTGAAGCCAGCCAAAACTGTGCTGCTCGACGTGGCCCCTCAGGGCCTTCTCGAGATGTCGCAGGACCGGTTGCCACTGAAATACGCGAACGCTCTTCGGCAGTTTCGGTATGCAGATGCTGCTTGCAAAGTGGACTTCATCCTCTCTGGCCCCGTGCCCTGGGCCGATCCGGAACTCACCGGCGCCTCCACGGTGCACGTTGGCGGAAACTCAGCGGACATCGCTCGGGCGGAGAACGACGTCGCCGCCGGGCGGCATCCCGACCGGCCCTTCGTGCTGGCTTCCCAGCCGACGCCGTTCGATCCTTCCCGTGCACCCGCCGGACGGCACATCCTGTGGACGTACTGCCACGTACCGGCTGGTTCCACACGGGACATGACCGAGGCGATCACCCGTCAGCTGGAGCGGTTCGCACCGGGGTTCCGCGACGTCGTCGTGCGTTCACAGGCGACGACGGCGGCCGGGCTGGAGCGTTACAACGCCAACTATGTGGGTGGCGACTTCGGTTCCGGTGCTACGTCCCTGCGGCAAATGGTGGCCCGGCCCACGTTCTCGCCGAAGCCCTGGGCTACGCCGTTGGAAGGCGTTTACCTCTGTTCGTCATCCACCCCGCCGGGCCCGGGCGTCCACGGGATGTCGGGGTATCTGGCGGCCAAACTCGCGCTGAAACGCCAGTACGGGCTACAACCTCCTGCGCTGAATCATTAG